One segment of Vibrio mimicus DNA contains the following:
- a CDS encoding single-stranded DNA-binding protein, which translates to MASRGVNKVILIGNLGQDPEVRYMPSGDAMVNLTVATSETWRDKATGEQKEKTEWHRVSVFGKTAEFIGEYARKGTQVYVDGQLQTRKWQDQQGQERYTTEVVVRWPAGEVQIMGSRTQQGGMPAQQGGMNAPQQGGWGQPQQPAKQHQPMQQAAPQQYAQPQYNEPPMDFDDDIPF; encoded by the coding sequence ATGGCAAGCCGTGGCGTGAACAAAGTAATTTTGATTGGTAACTTAGGCCAAGATCCTGAAGTGCGTTATATGCCAAGCGGCGATGCGATGGTGAATTTAACTGTTGCAACCTCCGAAACTTGGCGTGATAAAGCTACTGGTGAGCAAAAGGAAAAAACCGAATGGCATCGAGTGTCTGTTTTCGGTAAAACGGCTGAATTCATTGGTGAATACGCGCGCAAAGGAACCCAAGTCTATGTTGATGGGCAACTACAAACGCGTAAGTGGCAAGATCAGCAAGGGCAAGAGCGTTATACGACGGAAGTCGTTGTACGTTGGCCCGCTGGTGAGGTGCAAATTATGGGTAGCCGTACCCAACAAGGTGGCATGCCAGCTCAGCAAGGCGGTATGAATGCACCACAGCAAGGAGGTTGGGGGCAACCTCAGCAGCCGGCTAAGCAGCATCAACCGATGCAACAGGCGGCACCTCAACAGTACGCGCAGCCGCAGTACAATGAACCGCCGATGGATTTTGATGACGACATCCCATTCTAG
- the uvrA gene encoding excinuclease ABC subunit UvrA codes for MDKIEVRGARTHNLKNINLTIPRDKLIVITGLSGSGKSSLAFDTLYAEGQRRYVESLSAYARQFLSLMEKPDVDHIEGLSPAISIEQKSTSHNPRSTVGTITEVYDYLRLLYARVGEPRCPEHQVPLKAQTVSQMVDKVLELPEGSKMMLLATIVKERKGEHVKTLENLAAQGFIRARIDGETCDLTDPPKLELHKKHTIEVIVDRFKVRSDLQQRLAESFETALELSGGIVVVAPMEGEGEEQIFSANFACPHCGYSMRELEPRLFSFNNPAGACPTCDGLGVQQYFDPERVIQDANLSLAQGAIRGWDQKNFYYFQMLTALAEHYDFDLHTPFNKLSKKIQDIILHGSGRTEIEFKYINDRGDIRLKKHAFEGILHNLERRYRDTESNSVREDLAKYISNKPCGSCDGTRLKIEARNVFINDTALPTIVELSIADALTFFQELKLEGQRAQIAEKVMKEINDRLQFLVNVGLNYLNLSRSAETLSGGEAQRIRLASQIGAGLVGVMYVLDEPSIGLHQRDNERLLQTLTHLRNLGNTVLVVEHDEDAIRMADHVIDIGPGAGVHGGMVVAEGNVDEIIANPNSLTGQYLSGVKKIAVPTERTPRDKNKTVELKGAVGNNLKNVDLSIPVGLFTCVTGVSGSGKSTLINDTFFKIAHTALNGATTTTPAPYRAIQGLEHFDKVIDIDQSPIGRTPRSNPATYTGIFTPIRELFAGTQESRSRGYQPGRFSFNVRGGRCEACQGDGVIKVEMHFLPDVYVPCDVCKGKRYNRETLEVRYKGRTIDEVLEMTVEDAREFFDPVPVIARKLQTLMDVGLSYVRLGQSATTLSGGEAQRVKLARELSKRDTGKTLYILDEPTTGLHFHDIQQLLTVLHRLRNHGNTVVVIEHNLDVIKTADWIVDLGPEGGQGGGLIIAEGTPEDVAQVEASHTARFLKPLLN; via the coding sequence ATGGACAAAATCGAAGTACGCGGCGCTCGTACCCACAACCTCAAAAATATCAACCTGACCATTCCTCGTGACAAGCTGATTGTCATCACTGGCCTTTCAGGCTCAGGTAAGTCATCTCTGGCTTTTGATACGTTATACGCAGAAGGCCAACGACGTTATGTCGAGTCACTTTCAGCTTACGCGCGTCAATTCCTTTCCCTAATGGAAAAGCCGGATGTTGACCACATTGAAGGGTTATCGCCCGCGATTTCGATTGAGCAAAAGTCCACTTCGCATAACCCACGCTCTACCGTTGGGACTATTACGGAAGTGTACGACTATTTGCGTCTGCTTTATGCCCGAGTCGGCGAACCACGCTGCCCTGAGCACCAAGTGCCACTCAAAGCACAAACGGTAAGCCAAATGGTCGACAAGGTTCTGGAGTTGCCCGAAGGTAGCAAAATGATGCTGCTGGCCACCATAGTCAAAGAACGTAAAGGCGAACACGTTAAGACATTGGAAAACTTAGCGGCTCAAGGATTTATTCGTGCACGGATCGATGGTGAAACCTGCGACCTTACCGATCCACCAAAACTCGAACTGCATAAGAAACACACCATTGAAGTAATTGTCGACCGTTTCAAAGTGCGCAGTGATCTGCAGCAGCGCTTGGCCGAGTCCTTCGAAACCGCCTTAGAACTTTCCGGCGGAATCGTGGTGGTAGCGCCTATGGAGGGTGAAGGCGAAGAGCAGATTTTCTCAGCCAACTTTGCTTGTCCACATTGTGGTTACAGCATGCGCGAGCTTGAACCGCGCCTGTTCTCTTTCAACAACCCAGCCGGTGCTTGCCCAACCTGTGATGGTTTAGGAGTACAACAGTATTTCGATCCAGAACGAGTGATCCAAGATGCCAACTTAAGTTTGGCGCAAGGGGCAATTCGTGGCTGGGATCAAAAGAACTTTTATTATTTCCAGATGCTGACTGCGCTGGCTGAGCACTACGACTTTGACCTGCACACGCCCTTCAATAAGCTAAGTAAAAAGATTCAGGACATCATCCTACACGGCTCTGGCCGTACCGAAATTGAATTTAAGTACATCAATGATCGCGGAGATATCCGCCTCAAAAAACATGCTTTTGAAGGCATTTTGCATAATCTGGAGCGCCGTTATCGCGATACTGAATCCAATTCTGTGCGTGAAGATCTCGCAAAATACATCTCCAACAAACCTTGTGGTAGCTGTGATGGCACACGTTTAAAAATTGAAGCACGCAATGTGTTTATCAATGATACTGCGCTGCCGACCATTGTTGAGCTGAGTATTGCCGATGCACTGACGTTTTTCCAAGAGCTGAAACTCGAAGGTCAACGTGCACAAATTGCTGAAAAAGTGATGAAGGAGATCAATGATCGTCTGCAATTTTTGGTCAACGTGGGCCTCAACTACTTAAACTTGTCACGCAGCGCCGAAACCCTCTCCGGTGGAGAAGCACAGCGCATTCGATTAGCAAGCCAGATCGGTGCAGGGTTAGTTGGGGTGATGTATGTCCTTGATGAACCCTCGATCGGTCTCCACCAACGTGACAACGAACGTTTGCTGCAAACCCTGACCCACTTACGCAATCTCGGTAATACCGTTTTAGTGGTTGAGCATGATGAAGATGCGATTCGTATGGCGGATCATGTGATCGACATCGGCCCAGGTGCAGGAGTGCACGGCGGCATGGTAGTTGCCGAAGGTAATGTCGATGAAATCATTGCCAACCCGAACTCATTAACTGGCCAGTATCTCAGTGGTGTGAAAAAAATTGCCGTACCGACTGAGCGAACACCACGCGATAAGAACAAAACCGTTGAACTGAAAGGCGCGGTAGGGAATAACCTGAAGAATGTCGATTTATCGATCCCTGTCGGTCTGTTTACCTGTGTGACAGGCGTTTCAGGCTCCGGTAAATCAACCCTGATCAATGACACCTTCTTTAAGATCGCACATACCGCACTCAATGGTGCCACGACCACCACGCCAGCACCTTATCGTGCGATCCAAGGCCTAGAGCACTTTGACAAAGTGATCGATATTGATCAGAGCCCAATCGGCCGCACTCCCCGCTCCAACCCCGCGACTTACACCGGCATCTTTACCCCGATCCGTGAACTGTTTGCCGGAACGCAAGAATCACGCTCTCGTGGTTATCAGCCTGGTCGCTTTAGCTTCAACGTGCGTGGTGGGCGCTGTGAAGCATGTCAAGGTGATGGTGTGATCAAAGTTGAAATGCACTTCTTACCGGATGTGTATGTTCCGTGTGATGTCTGTAAAGGCAAACGCTATAACCGTGAAACGTTGGAAGTTCGTTACAAAGGTCGCACCATTGATGAAGTGCTTGAGATGACCGTAGAAGATGCACGTGAATTCTTTGACCCTGTTCCAGTGATTGCGCGTAAACTGCAAACACTGATGGATGTCGGGCTGTCTTATGTTCGTCTCGGTCAATCAGCAACAACCCTCTCCGGTGGTGAAGCGCAGCGGGTGAAACTAGCGCGCGAGCTTTCCAAACGCGATACTGGCAAAACATTATATATTTTGGATGAGCCAACCACAGGGCTACACTTCCACGATATTCAACAACTGCTTACTGTACTGCATCGCCTACGTAATCATGGCAACACGGTCGTGGTGATAGAACATAACTTGGATGTGATCAAAACCGCGGATTGGATTGTCGACTTAGGCCCAGAAGGCGGCCAAGGTGGGGGGCTAATTATTGCAGAGGGAACTCCAGAAGATGTGGCGCAGGTCGAAGCTTCGCACACCGCTCGCTTCCTCAAGCCTTTGTTGAATTAG
- a CDS encoding LuxR C-terminal-related transcriptional regulator, producing MHRTNYARTIYLLTTQPQTLEPGIQAAITQLNLPVPIIEPERLLREYQSDKHKILLLNHAENNQIRQQLGPLKLTNPYFETILFNVDKRLRTEDLLTFGNLKGLFYANEDTGFIAHGLGEIINGQNWLPRHVSNQLLHYYRYAFQTHQTQATVDLTAREIQILRCLQTGASNMQIAESLFISEFTVKSHLYQIFKKLNVKNRVKAIAWVNQNLL from the coding sequence ATGCACCGAACCAACTACGCACGCACTATTTACTTGCTCACCACTCAGCCTCAAACATTGGAACCTGGAATTCAAGCCGCAATCACACAGCTAAACCTTCCCGTGCCGATTATTGAGCCAGAGCGATTATTGCGCGAATATCAATCCGACAAACACAAAATTTTGCTGCTTAATCATGCAGAAAATAACCAAATCCGCCAACAGCTTGGCCCGCTTAAACTGACCAATCCCTATTTTGAAACCATTCTATTTAATGTGGACAAGCGGCTCAGAACCGAAGATTTACTCACTTTTGGTAACCTTAAAGGGCTATTTTATGCCAACGAAGATACGGGGTTTATTGCACATGGACTTGGAGAGATCATCAATGGCCAAAACTGGTTACCACGCCATGTGAGCAACCAGCTATTACACTACTATCGTTACGCATTCCAAACTCACCAGACTCAGGCAACGGTTGACCTTACCGCACGTGAAATTCAAATCCTGCGCTGCTTACAAACTGGCGCTTCAAACATGCAAATTGCCGAGAGTCTGTTTATCAGTGAGTTCACGGTAAAATCTCATCTATATCAAATATTTAAAAAATTGAATGTAAAAAATCGAGTGAAGGCGATTGCTTGGGTCAATCAAAATTTATTGTGA
- a CDS encoding pyridoxal-phosphate-dependent aminotransferase family protein yields the protein MTIRSFIPPHRILMGPGPSDISPQVLQALSRPTVGHLDPLFIGMMDELKQLLKYAFQTENEFTIAVSAPGSAGMEACFVNLVEPGDKVIVCRNGVFGERMRDNAVRCGANVVVVDDEWGCPVSVEKVQAAINEHPDAKILAFVQAETSTGALSDAQALGALAKQHGLLTIVDAVTSLGGVPLLVDEWQLDAVYSGSQKCLSCVPGLAPLTFSPRAIEKIQSRKAPIQSWFLDQSLVLGYWSGAGKRSYHHTAPVNSLYALHEALLLLQQEGLEQAWQRHRVMHGKLKQGLEQLGFKFVVAEPYRLPQLNAIYVPEGIDEAKVRSHLLNEYNLEIGAGLGALAGKAWRIGVMGYGARSENIALCLRALEESLR from the coding sequence ATGACAATTCGCAGTTTTATTCCCCCGCATCGGATCTTGATGGGTCCCGGGCCTTCTGATATTTCTCCGCAAGTGTTACAAGCGCTAAGTCGCCCCACCGTTGGTCATCTTGATCCTCTGTTTATCGGCATGATGGATGAGCTAAAACAGCTCTTAAAATATGCTTTCCAAACTGAAAATGAGTTCACGATTGCCGTTTCTGCCCCAGGCAGTGCAGGGATGGAAGCTTGTTTTGTTAACCTTGTAGAGCCTGGCGATAAAGTGATTGTGTGTCGCAATGGGGTGTTTGGTGAGCGGATGCGCGATAACGCTGTGCGTTGTGGAGCCAACGTTGTGGTGGTTGATGATGAATGGGGCTGCCCAGTCAGCGTTGAAAAAGTGCAAGCAGCGATAAACGAACATCCGGATGCGAAAATTCTGGCTTTTGTACAAGCGGAAACTTCAACGGGAGCGTTAAGTGACGCGCAGGCGCTGGGCGCTTTAGCGAAGCAGCATGGTTTGTTGACGATTGTCGATGCGGTGACTTCGCTTGGTGGAGTTCCTTTGTTGGTGGATGAGTGGCAATTGGATGCCGTTTATTCTGGTAGCCAAAAATGCCTCTCTTGTGTGCCGGGATTGGCTCCGTTGACGTTTTCACCTCGTGCAATTGAGAAGATTCAATCACGAAAAGCACCGATTCAAAGCTGGTTCCTTGATCAGAGCTTGGTATTAGGTTATTGGAGTGGGGCGGGTAAGCGCAGCTATCACCACACCGCACCGGTCAATAGCTTGTACGCTCTGCACGAAGCACTGCTGCTTTTGCAACAAGAAGGGTTAGAGCAAGCATGGCAGCGCCATCGTGTGATGCACGGCAAGCTCAAACAAGGCTTAGAGCAACTGGGCTTTAAGTTTGTGGTAGCTGAGCCGTATCGTTTGCCGCAGTTGAACGCGATTTATGTTCCGGAAGGCATTGATGAAGCGAAAGTGCGCAGCCATCTGCTCAATGAATACAATTTGGAAATTGGTGCAGGGCTCGGGGCATTAGCTGGCAAAGCGTGGCGGATTGGCGTAATGGGCTACGGTGCGCGCTCGGAAAACATTGCGTTATGTTTACGAGCATTGGAAGAGTCACTGCGTTAA
- the galU gene encoding UTP--glucose-1-phosphate uridylyltransferase GalU: MIKKCLFPAAGYGTRFLPATKSMPKEMMPVVNKPLIEYGVDEAIQAGITGMCIVTGRGKHSIMDHFDMNYELEHQIRGTNKEELLGDIRKIIESANFTFIRQREMKGLGHAILTGKELVGDEPFAVVLADDLCVNEQQGVLAQMVALYKQFRCSIVAVQEVPENETHKYGVIAGEMIKDDLFRVDNMVEKPEPGTAPSNLAIIGRYILTPDIFDLIEQTEPGKGGEIQITDALLKQAKAGCVLAYKFKGKRFDCGSVEGYIEATNFCYENMYKKNDQKVELAKQSTHKGQ, from the coding sequence ATGATTAAGAAGTGTCTATTTCCGGCAGCTGGCTACGGAACGCGATTCCTACCAGCAACGAAATCAATGCCTAAAGAGATGATGCCCGTTGTCAACAAGCCATTGATCGAATACGGCGTTGATGAGGCAATTCAAGCAGGTATTACTGGTATGTGTATTGTGACAGGTCGTGGTAAACACTCGATCATGGATCACTTTGACATGAACTACGAGTTAGAGCACCAGATCCGTGGTACCAACAAGGAAGAATTGTTGGGTGATATCCGTAAAATCATTGAAAGTGCTAACTTTACTTTTATTCGCCAACGCGAAATGAAAGGTTTGGGTCACGCTATTTTAACGGGCAAAGAGCTGGTCGGTGATGAGCCGTTTGCCGTGGTTCTAGCGGATGACTTGTGTGTCAATGAACAGCAAGGTGTCTTGGCACAAATGGTCGCACTGTACAAACAGTTCCGCTGCTCTATCGTTGCGGTACAAGAAGTCCCTGAAAATGAAACCCACAAATATGGCGTGATTGCCGGTGAGATGATCAAAGACGATCTGTTCCGCGTGGATAACATGGTGGAAAAACCAGAACCGGGTACCGCGCCAAGTAATCTTGCGATTATCGGCCGCTACATCCTAACTCCGGATATTTTTGATCTGATTGAACAAACGGAACCGGGCAAAGGTGGCGAAATTCAAATCACTGACGCTCTGCTGAAACAAGCTAAAGCAGGTTGTGTACTCGCCTACAAATTCAAAGGTAAACGCTTTGACTGCGGTAGTGTAGAAGGCTATATCGAAGCGACCAACTTCTGCTACGAAAATATGTACAAGAAGAATGACCAAAAAGTTGAACTTGCCAAGCAATCAACGCACAAAGGTCAGTAA
- the csrD gene encoding RNase E specificity factor CsrD, which produces MRYTPTLKLSTRLVAFVTMTVISAMFILFLGGTLSFQRLGQEYLNHYLQGVVEVVDKEMEDPDAAYSMQRWMPKMLQAGGIIEMQLTSEAGTVYRFKDTANTIETARLYQVALPLKRNPGYVMHFKAVPPYLSYNYSLQAMWSTTLAVLLIVFFLIRGLKWLKEQLLGSELLEERGRMILAGRVEQHAKGDPREWPYTASEALDRLIEELQDARQERSRFDTFIRSQTFLDQLTGTANRVLYDSKLESALLESGAHGGVMMLRVDDLDSAREESPKHSVDEFIVEVGECLSNIVQRYPDAILSRYYDDVFALFIPHQGSKDVAQVATQTIKLIERITPPEPLLQENWFHIGVTMYQEGERRGRIIDEMETALKSAQLQGINAWSRFQKPKQLQEDRGSVRWRTLFEQALHPEGILLYRQACYLMAESGEREFIHYELFARIQDPQQGLLKASRFSSALETVGYEAMLDRAVFSSVVSFLKQSERIEPLSVNLHVVPFSDKRYARWIRNELMQMPFYLRSALSFEFAEAHLIKHLDYMRPIIRMLAGLGCKIVVGQAGRTIVSTHYIKDLKINYLKLHRSLIKKIDQRHENQLFVRSLVGVCGGIQTEVIAVGVETAQEWQTLQLLGVSGVQGRLFDDEQQMLPPEPSKQLNRPQRLFSTSVGKRNRWRTK; this is translated from the coding sequence ATGAGGTACACACCGACGTTAAAACTGAGCACTCGGCTAGTTGCGTTTGTGACTATGACGGTGATTAGCGCTATGTTTATTCTGTTCCTCGGTGGAACCTTATCTTTTCAACGCCTTGGTCAAGAATACCTTAACCATTACCTACAAGGTGTGGTTGAAGTGGTTGATAAAGAAATGGAAGATCCTGACGCAGCCTACTCCATGCAGCGTTGGATGCCTAAAATGCTGCAAGCTGGCGGCATTATTGAAATGCAGCTCACCTCTGAAGCGGGTACGGTTTATCGTTTTAAAGATACCGCCAATACCATTGAAACCGCACGTCTCTATCAAGTCGCATTGCCGTTAAAGCGTAATCCCGGTTATGTCATGCATTTTAAAGCTGTTCCGCCTTACCTCAGTTACAACTATTCATTGCAAGCGATGTGGTCTACTACGCTAGCCGTGTTGTTGATTGTTTTTTTTCTGATTCGAGGTCTTAAGTGGTTAAAAGAACAACTGTTAGGCTCGGAGTTGCTTGAAGAGCGAGGCAGGATGATTCTCGCTGGGCGAGTTGAGCAGCATGCGAAAGGCGATCCACGTGAATGGCCTTATACCGCGAGTGAAGCCTTGGATCGCTTAATTGAAGAGCTACAAGATGCACGGCAAGAGCGAAGTCGCTTTGACACCTTTATTCGCAGCCAAACTTTCTTAGATCAACTGACGGGTACTGCCAATCGAGTTTTGTACGACAGCAAACTGGAGTCCGCTTTATTGGAAAGTGGCGCTCATGGTGGGGTAATGATGCTGCGTGTGGATGATCTTGACTCCGCTCGCGAAGAAAGCCCGAAACATAGCGTGGATGAATTTATTGTCGAAGTGGGAGAATGTCTCTCCAATATTGTGCAACGTTATCCCGATGCCATTCTTTCTCGTTACTACGATGATGTTTTTGCGCTATTTATCCCTCATCAAGGCAGTAAAGATGTTGCTCAAGTCGCAACGCAAACCATCAAGTTGATTGAGCGGATTACTCCACCGGAGCCATTATTACAAGAAAACTGGTTCCATATTGGCGTCACCATGTATCAGGAAGGTGAGCGGCGGGGACGCATTATTGATGAAATGGAAACGGCACTGAAAAGTGCTCAATTGCAGGGTATCAATGCTTGGAGTCGCTTCCAAAAGCCTAAACAATTGCAGGAAGATCGCGGCAGTGTCCGTTGGCGTACTCTGTTTGAGCAAGCGTTACACCCAGAAGGCATTCTATTGTATCGCCAGGCTTGTTATTTGATGGCAGAAAGTGGTGAGCGTGAGTTTATTCACTATGAGTTGTTTGCTCGAATCCAAGATCCCCAGCAAGGCCTGCTTAAAGCTTCGCGCTTTAGTTCTGCTTTAGAAACCGTAGGTTATGAAGCCATGTTAGATCGCGCGGTATTCAGTTCAGTGGTAAGTTTTCTCAAACAATCTGAACGGATAGAACCGCTGTCGGTAAACTTACACGTTGTTCCCTTTAGTGATAAACGGTATGCTCGCTGGATTCGTAACGAATTGATGCAGATGCCTTTTTATCTTCGCTCTGCATTATCTTTTGAATTTGCTGAAGCTCATTTGATCAAGCATTTGGACTATATGCGTCCAATCATCCGTATGTTGGCAGGGTTAGGGTGTAAGATCGTAGTCGGGCAAGCGGGGCGAACCATCGTCAGCACTCACTACATCAAAGACTTAAAAATCAACTATCTTAAACTTCATCGGAGTTTGATTAAGAAAATTGACCAACGCCATGAAAACCAGCTGTTTGTACGCAGTTTGGTTGGTGTATGCGGTGGGATACAAACAGAGGTCATTGCAGTTGGGGTGGAAACGGCTCAAGAGTGGCAAACCCTACAACTGTTGGGGGTAAGTGGCGTACAAGGACGTTTATTTGATGATGAACAACAAATGTTACCCCCAGAGCCTTCCAAGCAGCTTAATCGACCTCAGCGCCTGTTTTCGACCTCGGTCGGCAAACGTAATCGATGGCGAACTAAATAG
- a CDS encoding PglL family O-oligosaccharyltransferase: MATLLLSGTRLEPHTPSLPLNKPFLFSLAILYLVAMHFFMPNPGGAGLALSFNNTTWIALSITLAIGLYQLANNQALRYSKLTIGLWFSCTLLTLPIFYSNADGVNVLSRLVGLWTGFTLFVVLQQFRFSNKHKQRLLWFILLATLIEAVIGLIQYFWLAPGNPFGYDTTANRPYGIFQQPNVMASFLATGLVISGYLLARQPEKYDSPLSKIGILYLTPLLTAPLLVVLASRTGWIASVLSIALVSPYLYRFASRQRFNLWLLAIALGIGAGFAAMYSQGTSGFVENKTDLESPRRYTFPQTIDMITEKPFTGYGYGAFEAQYLLYTARQHQLNSSYPPGLASMDHPHNEILYWAVEGGLLPVLGILLAACLCALRIYAAKRGTRLAMLALFVPIALHAQLEYPFYHSAIHWITFIILIYWVDQRVARYRLAHFSTLSKSLLRITSLVLPIVTSLYMVTALHTNYVLTQFEKSQPRDPELLKQVTNPLVWQDRFDWDVYSTYLQLGLYEQKAELIQPYVDWSLQVIQHTPRPAFYTNLILAYQGLGDASRAQQIRTEAEFLFPNQDFSTVQYQAPIKATSTASSAEQAPSAVTP, encoded by the coding sequence ATGGCAACTTTGCTATTAAGTGGGACCCGGTTAGAGCCACATACGCCCAGCCTTCCACTCAATAAACCGTTTCTTTTCTCATTAGCAATTTTGTACCTCGTTGCTATGCATTTCTTCATGCCCAATCCAGGCGGAGCTGGGCTCGCTCTCTCCTTTAACAATACCACGTGGATCGCCCTGAGCATTACCTTAGCGATTGGTTTATATCAGCTTGCCAACAACCAAGCTCTCCGCTATTCAAAACTCACCATAGGATTGTGGTTTAGCTGTACCTTGTTAACTTTGCCGATTTTTTACTCAAATGCCGATGGGGTAAATGTGCTCAGTCGTCTAGTCGGCCTATGGACCGGATTTACCCTGTTTGTTGTGCTGCAACAATTTCGGTTTAGCAACAAGCATAAGCAACGTTTACTTTGGTTCATCTTGTTAGCGACTCTGATTGAGGCTGTGATTGGACTTATCCAGTATTTTTGGTTAGCGCCGGGCAATCCGTTTGGTTACGACACGACTGCCAATCGACCGTATGGTATTTTTCAACAACCCAACGTAATGGCGAGTTTCCTCGCGACCGGCTTAGTGATCTCAGGTTACTTATTGGCAAGGCAACCGGAAAAGTACGACTCTCCACTGAGCAAAATCGGCATACTTTACTTAACACCACTACTTACAGCGCCTCTTTTAGTGGTACTAGCCTCGCGCACCGGATGGATTGCCAGTGTATTGAGCATTGCTTTAGTCAGTCCTTATCTTTATCGATTCGCATCACGCCAACGCTTTAATCTCTGGCTTTTGGCTATTGCATTAGGTATTGGTGCCGGATTTGCAGCCATGTACAGCCAAGGAACATCTGGCTTTGTGGAAAACAAAACCGATTTAGAAAGCCCACGGCGCTACACTTTTCCACAAACCATCGACATGATTACCGAGAAGCCGTTTACCGGATACGGCTATGGCGCGTTTGAAGCGCAATATCTGCTCTACACAGCACGTCAGCACCAATTAAACAGTAGCTATCCTCCTGGATTAGCCTCGATGGATCACCCACATAATGAGATTTTGTATTGGGCCGTTGAGGGAGGTTTACTGCCCGTGCTAGGCATATTGCTCGCCGCTTGTCTATGCGCTTTACGTATCTATGCCGCCAAGCGGGGTACTCGCTTAGCCATGTTAGCTCTGTTTGTACCAATCGCTTTACACGCTCAATTAGAGTATCCGTTTTACCACTCAGCCATTCACTGGATCACTTTTATTATTTTGATCTACTGGGTCGATCAGCGGGTGGCTCGCTATCGTTTGGCTCATTTTTCGACACTGAGTAAGTCTTTGTTACGTATTACGAGTCTGGTCTTGCCGATTGTGACTAGCCTGTATATGGTCACCGCACTACACACTAATTATGTGCTCACTCAGTTTGAAAAATCGCAACCGCGCGATCCTGAACTCCTCAAACAAGTCACCAACCCCTTAGTATGGCAAGATCGATTTGATTGGGATGTCTACAGCACCTATCTACAACTTGGATTGTATGAGCAAAAGGCAGAGCTCATTCAACCGTATGTGGATTGGTCATTGCAGGTGATTCAACACACACCACGCCCAGCCTTCTATACCAACCTGATCTTAGCCTACCAAGGATTGGGAGATGCTAGCCGCGCGCAGCAAATTCGTACTGAAGCGGAATTTTTGTTCCCCAATCAGGACTTTAGCACCGTGCAATATCAAGCGCCCATAAAGGCCACAAGTACGGCATCCAGCGCAGAACAAGCCCCTTCTGCCGTAACCCCCTAA